In Leptospira montravelensis, the DNA window TCTAATTGTTCTCGTTCCTTGTTTTTATCGTTGGAAATGGAACGAAAATTCAGTATTTATCGCAAGTGATCCAGAGATAAAATACTATCAAGTCATCAATAGTATAAACGGCGGTAAAGCTGAAGATTGTTATTTTCCTGCAAAGGAATTGGGTTTTGATTTTTCAATGGTTCCCTTTGGATATCCTTGGGCCTTTGAATTAAAAAATGGTCGATGTGTTTTTCAATATCCGGTTCTTTTTACTTGGCTACAGAAAATTATTTTAACAGCTGTTTCCATCAAATGGATTACATTTTTTCCGGTTTTATTTTTCTTCCTAAATTTTATTCTTTTAGATCGAATATTTTCTTTTTTTCATTTAGATAGGAAAATTATTTTTTTGTCGGTAGTATTGACTCAGTGTTTTACTCCAATTTTTTTGTCTTCACTTGATTATTCTGAACTTACATTAACTAATTTCTTTTTTTTAGCCTCGATTCTTTCCTATCATTTGTTTTCTCAGCACAAACAATTTAGGTTTGGACTTCTTCTTGCTGTTTCCATTATTTTTAATTTTCAACTTAGACCAGAATCTACGATTGCATTGATTCTTTATTTTAGTATTGTTTTCTTTTTTGAAAAAGAAAAAGTATATCGTTTAAAAATCCTTTTGCCTTATGTCCTACTAAGCATTTTGCTTTTGATGGTTTTTTCTTTATGGAATCAATCTGTGTATGGTCACTATCTTGGTATGCGCGGTTTAAATACAATGACCGATATGGAAAGTGGCCTTTTCCGTAATTTACTGGGAGAATGGATAGCAGATCTATGGGGGAATGAGTTTAAAATCGGTATATTTTACGGATATCCCATTTTATTTTTGGGAATTCTTGGTTTAGGTTTAAAAAAAGACAAACAGACCATTGCCTTTTTGACAGCCGGGCTTTTGTTTGTTCTATTACTTCCAATCCTCTCTCCATATCGTGCTGGCGTTGATATTTTTGGAATGCGATATTTTGAAAGTGGAATATATCTACTTATGATTGGAGTCTTTTTAACTTTTGGAATTCAGAACTCTAAATTGAAATATTTCTTACTTGTTTTACCTTTTCTTTATTTTTGCTATAAATCAGATTTACGTGCGATTAAACAATGGTCCTCATCTGCGAAATTGTATCATCAAGTGATGAATTCATTTAATCAGTTAAAACCAGATTTAATTGTTCATAGAGGTTTATCATTGTCATATCTGATTGGAATAAGCTATGTTACATATCCTCAGATTGCCATTTATTCGAATGATGATTGGTTAAAGGTTGAAACCATTTTAAAAAACCAATATAAGAGGATTCTTTACTTGGAGTGGGAAGGTAATAGGCTCGTAAATAATGAATTTCCTGAAAAAATTTGGAAACAAAAATTCGATATTAATTTCAAACTCGAACCTAAAGTCTATGTAATTCAATCAGAACAGAACATCGCGCATTTTAAAGGTTACCTATTGGAAAGGCCAAAATGAAAAAAGTAAAAGTTTGGTTATTTCAAGGTTTAAACTGGTTCACAAGAAAACATATTCTTATTATTTTCTTAGCGGCTTTAGTTTCTTTTTTCATTTATAAGAGAGTGGTTTGGGATTCTGGAATTAGTCCACTCATACAATCCGATTCACAAATCAAATTGTATCAAACTATCCAATACAAAGAAAATGGATTGCAAAAACATGCGTGTTATTCAAAACAAATTGAAATAGACCCGGAATTCCGCTTTTATCCTTTTCGATATCCTTGGGTTTATTTCATTCAAAAGGAAAATGAACGTAAGGAATGTGTTTTTCAGTATCCAACATTCTTTGCACAATTTTTTTCACTGCTTCCTATACCGTATCAGTTTTTCAACGCAGTTATATTATTTCTATATTTTATACTTACCGCAGGTTTAGTTTTATTTCTTAGATTTCTTTTTGATGTTCATAGAACAGAGATTCTATATTTAGCCTCATTACTTTTTTTAGTTGGTTATGGGATTTCCAGTGCAATTGAGTTCTCGGAAAGTATTCCTTCTCATATTTTTTTACTCTGCTTTTTTTATGGCGTTTTGGCATTAGAGAATCAGAAAAAAACCTTTGGATGGTTCGCTTTTATATCCGGAATTTCTGGTGGCATATCAATATTTCTGAGATCGGAATCTGTAATCTATATAGGAATTTTAGGTATTCTAATTTTCATTTTCAATCTAAGAAACATTTTTTCTCTAATTAGAAGGTATTCGTTACTTTTGTTGGGATTTTTTTTCGCAGTGATATTGTTAGGTGGTTATAATTTATATGAATTTGGTGAGATACTTG includes these proteins:
- a CDS encoding LA_3751/LA_3752 family putative glycosyltransferase, giving the protein MKKVKVWLFQGLNWFTRKHILIIFLAALVSFFIYKRVVWDSGISPLIQSDSQIKLYQTIQYKENGLQKHACYSKQIEIDPEFRFYPFRYPWVYFIQKENERKECVFQYPTFFAQFFSLLPIPYQFFNAVILFLYFILTAGLVLFLRFLFDVHRTEILYLASLLFLVGYGISSAIEFSESIPSHIFLLCFFYGVLALENQKKTFGWFAFISGISGGISIFLRSESVIYIGILGILIFIFNLRNIFSLIRRYSLLLLGFFFAVILLGGYNLYEFGEILGVRSKVSLNDFGRLQLSDRFYFFKEFLIGNTYRTGFISYCFPLIILISISFIRFKLSYSQKLVGWVGILSLLFVVLLSPYSQGGLYLGLRYTEFSYLLFSIFVISLYSKEENLDRKQWILLLIVFQIVLGFYHVKRNFKTIDFVKKYHEILQTEWVKYSDAPVIHLSTFDLLLISDSFLKKPHLIANKQSEFSILETRLHNLGIPKFQVFVYDFKPPKDDNISDEFYDEWVNSKYEIQSKYYKILSDSNTAGYRYMVWEKKQ
- a CDS encoding LA_3751/LA_3752 family putative glycosyltransferase — protein: MNFSKRLGIYFLIVLVPCFYRWKWNENSVFIASDPEIKYYQVINSINGGKAEDCYFPAKELGFDFSMVPFGYPWAFELKNGRCVFQYPVLFTWLQKIILTAVSIKWITFFPVLFFFLNFILLDRIFSFFHLDRKIIFLSVVLTQCFTPIFLSSLDYSELTLTNFFFLASILSYHLFSQHKQFRFGLLLAVSIIFNFQLRPESTIALILYFSIVFFFEKEKVYRLKILLPYVLLSILLLMVFSLWNQSVYGHYLGMRGLNTMTDMESGLFRNLLGEWIADLWGNEFKIGIFYGYPILFLGILGLGLKKDKQTIAFLTAGLLFVLLLPILSPYRAGVDIFGMRYFESGIYLLMIGVFLTFGIQNSKLKYFLLVLPFLYFCYKSDLRAIKQWSSSAKLYHQVMNSFNQLKPDLIVHRGLSLSYLIGISYVTYPQIAIYSNDDWLKVETILKNQYKRILYLEWEGNRLVNNEFPEKIWKQKFDINFKLEPKVYVIQSEQNIAHFKGYLLERPK